TGACCGTGCGGTGACGGGACGGGTCGACGCTGGGCCCCGGACAGGGCATCTTGCCTGCTGCCCTGCCCTGTCTTCGACCTGATTCGCTCATGACGCAGTCCCCGATCACGATCCACAAGTTCGGCGGTGCCGCACTGGCCGATCTGTCCGCCTTCCGCCACGCCGCGACGATCGTCGTGCTGCACGGCGGTGCCAGTCCCGTCGTGGTGGTCTCCGCCATGCGCGGTGTGACCGACGCGCTGGCCGCTGCCGCCACCGCCGCGCCGACCTCCGCGCGGCGCACGCTGGCCAGCCTCGCCGCGCGGCATCGCGCGGTGGCGAAGGGCATCATCCCGGACCGCGCTGCACGCGCGACGCTCGATGCGGCGATCACGGCGGTCTTCGACGGCCTCGTGGCCACCTGCACCGCGCGCCGGCGCGGTGCGCTCACGCCGCCGGACCTGGACTTCGTCATGTCGCGCGGCGAGGTGCTGGCGACGGCGCTCATGACGGCCGAGCTGCGCGAGCGCGGGCGCACCGCCGTCGCGATCGATGCGGCGAAGCTGGTGCACACCGATGGCGTGGCCGGCAACGCCTCCCCCGACGTCCCGAAGACGAAGGCGGCGGCGGCGAAGCTCGTGCTCCCGGTGCTCGCGCGTGGCGCGATCCCGGTGGTGCCCGGCTTCATCGGGCGCGGGCGCCGCGGTGGCGTGGTGACGCTCGGCCGCGGCGGCACCGATGTGACCGCGACACTGCTGGCGCGCGTGCTGCACGCGCCCACCGTGATGCTCTGGAAGGACGTGCCCGGCCTGCTCACCGCCGATCCGCGGATCGTGCCGGATGCGCGACTGATCCCGTCGCTGCACGTGCGCGAGGCGGCCGAGCTGGCGTACCACGGGGCCAAGATCCTGCATCCGCGCGCACTGATCGGGCTCCCGGCCACCACCCGGCTCTACCTGCGGCCACTGGCCGACCCGACCGCGCCGGGCACCGAGATCTCGTCGTACGCCACCGTCGGGAAGACGCAGCGCGGCAAGCCGGCACTGCCGGTGAAGGCGCTGGCGGTGATCACCGACCAGGCGCTGGTGACGATCGTCGGCAACGGCATGGCCGGCCTTCCCGGTGTCGCGGCCCGCGCCCTCGGTGCGCTCGAGCAGCTCGACATCTCGGTCTCGCTGATCTCGATGGCATCGTCGGAACACAGCCTCTGCATCGCGGTGCCCGGCAGCGTGGCGAACGCCGTCACCCGCGCCTGGTCGGAGGTCTTCGCGGCGGAGCTCGCGCGTCGCGACATCGAGTCGATCGACGTGCGCCGCAAGGTGGCGACGCTCGCGATCGTCGGGCTGGGCATGGCCGGCACGCCGGGTGTGTCGGCCCGGCTCTTCGACGCGCTGGCGCAAAGCCGCGTGAACGTGGTGGCGATCGCGCAGGGCGCCAACGAGATGAACGTGTCGGTCGTGATCGACGACAGGGCGGCCGCCGTCGCGCAGCGTGCGGTGCACGCCGCCTTCCGCCTCGACAAGATCGGCGGCGGCGATGCCGGCGCGCGGCTCCACGCCGACGTGATCGTGCTTGGCTTCGGCCTCATCGGCCGCGAGCTCGCACTGCAGCTCGCGAAGCGCCGCACCCCGGAGGGAGGCCGTCTCACGGCGCCGGTGCGGGTGGTGGCGGTGATCGACCGCAGCGGCTACGTGTTCGACCCGCGCGGCCTCACGCCGCGCAAGCTCACGCAGCTCGCCGAGGCGAAGGCCGCCGGCAAGCCGCTGGCGGTGCAGGCGGATGGCGTGCGCTCCACCGACGAGGCCGCGCTGCGCGCCATCGCGACCCACGCGCTCGAACGCCCGATCCTGGTGGATGTCACGGCCTCGGAGACGAGCGCCACGCTCGAGACGGCGATCGGCGCCGGCATGGACCTCGTGCTCGCCAACAAGCGTCCGCTGGTGACCTCCGGCCGCAACGGCAAGGGCCTCGCCCGCCTGGCGGCCGCCCGCGGCCGCAGGATGCTGCACGAGGCCACCGTCGGCGCCGGACTGCCGGTGATCGACACGATCAGCAAGCTCGCCGCCTCGGGGGACCGCATCCTGCAGATCGAGGGGTGTCCCTCCGGCACGCTCGGCTTCCTGTTCAGCGAGATGTCGCGGGGCACGAGGTTCTCGGTGGCGCTGCAGTCGGCGATGGCGAAGGGCTACACCGAGCCCGACCCGCGTGACGACCTGTCGGGCATGGACGTGGCACGGAAGGCGCTGATCCTGGGCCGGCTGCTCGGCTACGGCGGGGAGCTGGCCCAGATCAAGGTCGAGTCGCTGGTGCCGGTGCCGATGCGCAAGCTGCCGCTGGCGGAGTTCCTGGCCCGCGCGCCCGAACTCGATGCGGCATGGGCCACGCGGGTGCGCGACGCGCAGGTGCGCGGCGAGGTGCTGCGCTACCGCATCATCGTCACCAGCAAGGAGGTGCGGGTGGGCGTGGTGGCGGTGGATGCCAGCAGCCCGCTCGGTGCGCTCGGCGGCACCGACAACCTCTTCTCGTTCACCACCACGCGGTACCGCACCAACCCGCTCGTCATCACGGGGCCGGGCGCGGGCGCGGGTGTCACCGCCGCCGGCGTGTTCACCGACGTGCTCACGCTGGCCGAGCAGCGATGAGCGCCAGCGTGCAGGTCTGCGACGCCTGCGGGGCCCGCGCGAGTGCACTGGATCCGCGGGTGGACTGCGGCCAGTGCGGCGGGCTGCTGCACCTGGAGCATCCGCAGCCCCCCACCTGCACCACCGCGCTGCGCGAGTTCTTCGACGTGCGCCTGCTGCCGGCGCGCGGACCTCGCGGAGCCGGTCCGGCGGACAGCGGCGTGTGGCGCTTCCGCGAGCTGGTGATGCCCGGCGTCCGGGATGCCGACATCGTGACGCAGGCCGAGGGCAACACGCCGCTGCTGGCGCGGGCACGCGTGGCGCAGTGGGCGGGGGTGGAGGAACTGCTGCTCAAGCACGAGGGACACAACCCCACCGGCTCGTTCAAGGATCGCGGCATGACGGTGGCGATCACGCAGGCGAAACGGATCGGCGCCACGGCGGTCGCCTGCGCCAGCACGGGGAACACGTCGTCGGCGCTCGCCTCGTACGCGGCGCTGGCGGGATTGCGCGCGCTGGTGCTGGTGCCGGCCGGCAAGGTGGCCCTCGGCAAGCTCTCGCAGACCATCGCCTACGGCGCGCAGACGCTGCTGGTGCGAGGCGACTTCGACGACTGCCTCCGGCTGGCGCGCGAGGCCTCCGAGCAGCTCGGCGTCTACCTCGCGAACTCGATCAATCCGTGGCGGCTCGAGGGCCAGAAGACGATCATCTTCGACCTGCTGCAGCAGCTGCGCTGGGTGTCACCCGACTGGCTGGTGCTGCCGGCGGGGAACCTCGGCAACACCGCGGCGTTCGGGGCCGCCCTGCGCGAGGCGCTGCGGCTGGGCCTCATCGATCGCGCGCCGCGCCTGGCCTGCGTGCAGGCGGCCGGCAGCGCGCCGTTCGCCGCCAGCTTCCGCGACGGCTTCGCCACCCGGCACACGGTGCGTGCCGAGACGATCGCCACCGCCATCCGCATCGGTGATCCCGCCAGCTACGATCGCGCCGTGCGGGCGATCCGCGAGACCGACGGCGTAGTGCTCTCGGTGCGGGACGACGAGCTGCTGGAGGCGAAGGCGGTGATCGACGCCAGCGGCGTGGGTTGCGAGCCGGCCAGCGCCGCCAGCGTGGCCGGTGTGCGTGCACTCGTGCGTGATGGAACCATCCGGGCCGGGCAGCGCGTCGTGGCGCTGCTGACCGGGCACATGCTCAAGGATCCCGAGGTCATGCTGTCATACCACCGCGAGATGGAACCGCCGCCGCCGTTCGCCAACCGCAGCATCGAGATCGATGCCAGCATCGAGGCCCTCGCGCGCGTGCTGCGCGCCCCCGCGGCGGAGGCGCCGTGAGCGGCAACATCACCATGCGCGCCACGGTCAGCGTGCCTGCCAGCACCTCCAACCTCGGCAGCGGCTTCGACTGCGTCGGCATGGCGGTGGACCGCTGGCTGACGGCGTCGGTGAAGGTCGGTGACGGGGTGGTGGGCGTGCGCATGTCGCGGGCCGGCACGCTGGCTGGCCTGCGCCTCAACGCGAAGGACGATCTCGTCTACGAGGGGTTCGCGGCTGCCTGTGCCCGGAAGGGCCAGGAGGTGCCGTCCGGGCTGGCGTTCGACGTCACCTCGACGATCCCGGTGGCGCGTGGGCTCGGCTCGTCGGCGGCCGCGCTGGTGGCCGGCGCGGCGCTCGCCGACATCGCGCTCGGGCTCGGGCTCGGGCGTGACGGCGTCGCCCTGCTGGTGTCACAGATCGAGGGGCATCCCGACAACGCCGCACCGGCCTCGTTCGGCGGTGCGATGCTCGGTGTCGCACGCAACGACGCCACCGCCACCGCCCCCTGCACCTATGCGTTCTCGACCCTGCGTGTGCATCCCACGCTGGCCTTCATCTTCGCCGTGCCGCCACTGGAAGTGACCACGGCGGCGGCGCGTGCGGTGCTGCCGAAGACCGTGCCATTCGGTGACGCGGTGATGGCGGTGCAGCGGAGCGCGGCGCTGGTGCATGGCCTGGCCAATGCCGATGCCGACCTGCTGGCGCGGGCGCTGGACGACGTGCTCCACGTGCCATACCGCCGCGAGCTGGTGCCGGGCTACGACGACGTGGTTGCCGCGGCGCGGGCCGCCGGTGCGTTCGGCGCCACCCTCAGCGGCAGCGGGTCCGCCCTGCTGGCGGTGAGCCACCGGGTGCACGCCCCGGCGGTGGCCGGTGCGATGGCGGGTGCCTTCGCCGCCAGCGGGCTGGAGGCGGAGACGTTCGTGACCGAGGGGGTCGTGCGGGGGCTGGAGCGAACACCGGCCTGAACGGCATCGAAACCCAGGCACGGCCGTCCCCGTAGGCTCCATCAACCCTCACCATCGGTGCTGCCATGATCGCTGCCCTGCTCCGGCTCTTCGCGCTTCGCCCCATCCTCGCCGGCAGCCTGCTCGGCATCCCGGTGCTGATGCTCATCCTGCTCGGACTGGCCACGGCACTCTTCCTCAAGCTGCTGCTGGTGGCGGTGCCCGTGATCGCGGTGTTCTGGCTCGTGCGTCGCTTCCTGCGCACCACGCAGGCCGAGCCCGTGCAGACGCTCTGACACCGCCGGTGGCGGATACCGCGACGGCCGCGTCCCGACGGGGACGCGGCCGTCGCGTGTTTCAGGGCACTCCGAGCGGCATTGCCGTTCGGTGCGATCAGCGGAAGATGTCGAAGCTGCCCAGCAGCCACCACAGGAAGAGGAATATCAGGACGGTGCTGAAGCAGCCGCCACCGAGCTTCTTCGCCCCGTAGCCGGCCGCGACGCCACGCAGCAGTTTGCTCATCGGTTCACTCCAGTCGTCGGGGAGGATGCGCAGTCACGCGCGGAGGACAGGGGCGCGCCGCCATCGTCGGCGACGGCCCGGGCGTTGCATGCAGGCAGTGACACAGAAGCGAGCGACACTGGCAGGCATGCACGGATGGATCCAGCGGAGAGCGTCATCATGCACTACGGACGGCAGGCGCGCGAAGATTCGGTGGTGCCGGTGCTCGTGCTGCTCGGCGCCGTGGCAGCGCTCGCCGTGACGGCGATCGCGATGCGGCGCCGTGTCGCGCCGCGACGGGAGCGCCGGACCGCGCGCGCCCTGACGGAGGCTGCGCACGCCGTGGCACCGGTGGCGGCAGCGCGCGACGGCGATGCACAGGATGCCGGCAGCGGCAGCGGGGCGCTGGTGCACCGGCGATACGAAGTGCGGCTCGTGGGCACGGGCCACACCGTGGCGTCGATCTGCCGACTCATGCACGGCCACCTGGCGGAACTCGCGCCGTCGGGCTTCGCGGACTTCGAGAAGACGCGTGGCGATGACGACCGGCTGCGCGCCGGCGACGAGTACGACATCACCATGCTCGGGCCGTGGAACGGCCGTGTGCGCGTGGCCGAGGTGAGCGAGGAGCACTTCACGCTGGTCACGCTGGACGGCCACCCCGAAGCCGGCCACATCACCTTCAGCGCGCGCGACGCGGAGGCGGAGGCCGAGACGCCCGGTGCACCTGCGCTGCACGCCGTGATCGAGTCATGGGCCCGCGCGCGCGACGGCGTGGTGGATGCCGCGTACTCCACGCTGGGGATCGGCCGGCAGGTGCAGACGGAGGTCTGGGTGACGTTCCTGCAGCGGCTGGCCACGCTGGCCGGCGTGTCGGGCACTCCGGAGGTCCGCATCACGACCGAGGAACTCGCGACACCCGCAGCGCCGCCGGCCGTCGATGCCTGAGCAGGCGATACCGGCGGCGCCGGCGCTCGATCCCCGGCTGGCCGCGCGCCTGGCCGAGATCGCGCTGATGGAGCCCACGGTGGACCTCGCCAGGCGCGAGAGCTATGTCACGGCGCAGGGCTGGCACCTGGATGCGCGGGAAGCCGCGCTGCCTGCGGA
This portion of the Gemmatimonadaceae bacterium genome encodes:
- the thrB gene encoding homoserine kinase; the protein is MSGNITMRATVSVPASTSNLGSGFDCVGMAVDRWLTASVKVGDGVVGVRMSRAGTLAGLRLNAKDDLVYEGFAAACARKGQEVPSGLAFDVTSTIPVARGLGSSAAALVAGAALADIALGLGLGRDGVALLVSQIEGHPDNAAPASFGGAMLGVARNDATATAPCTYAFSTLRVHPTLAFIFAVPPLEVTTAAARAVLPKTVPFGDAVMAVQRSAALVHGLANADADLLARALDDVLHVPYRRELVPGYDDVVAAARAAGAFGATLSGSGSALLAVSHRVHAPAVAGAMAGAFAASGLEAETFVTEGVVRGLERTPA
- the thrC gene encoding threonine synthase; the protein is MSASVQVCDACGARASALDPRVDCGQCGGLLHLEHPQPPTCTTALREFFDVRLLPARGPRGAGPADSGVWRFRELVMPGVRDADIVTQAEGNTPLLARARVAQWAGVEELLLKHEGHNPTGSFKDRGMTVAITQAKRIGATAVACASTGNTSSALASYAALAGLRALVLVPAGKVALGKLSQTIAYGAQTLLVRGDFDDCLRLAREASEQLGVYLANSINPWRLEGQKTIIFDLLQQLRWVSPDWLVLPAGNLGNTAAFGAALREALRLGLIDRAPRLACVQAAGSAPFAASFRDGFATRHTVRAETIATAIRIGDPASYDRAVRAIRETDGVVLSVRDDELLEAKAVIDASGVGCEPASAASVAGVRALVRDGTIRAGQRVVALLTGHMLKDPEVMLSYHREMEPPPPFANRSIEIDASIEALARVLRAPAAEAP
- a CDS encoding aspartate kinase, whose protein sequence is MTQSPITIHKFGGAALADLSAFRHAATIVVLHGGASPVVVVSAMRGVTDALAAAATAAPTSARRTLASLAARHRAVAKGIIPDRAARATLDAAITAVFDGLVATCTARRRGALTPPDLDFVMSRGEVLATALMTAELRERGRTAVAIDAAKLVHTDGVAGNASPDVPKTKAAAAKLVLPVLARGAIPVVPGFIGRGRRGGVVTLGRGGTDVTATLLARVLHAPTVMLWKDVPGLLTADPRIVPDARLIPSLHVREAAELAYHGAKILHPRALIGLPATTRLYLRPLADPTAPGTEISSYATVGKTQRGKPALPVKALAVITDQALVTIVGNGMAGLPGVAARALGALEQLDISVSLISMASSEHSLCIAVPGSVANAVTRAWSEVFAAELARRDIESIDVRRKVATLAIVGLGMAGTPGVSARLFDALAQSRVNVVAIAQGANEMNVSVVIDDRAAAVAQRAVHAAFRLDKIGGGDAGARLHADVIVLGFGLIGRELALQLAKRRTPEGGRLTAPVRVVAVIDRSGYVFDPRGLTPRKLTQLAEAKAAGKPLAVQADGVRSTDEAALRAIATHALERPILVDVTASETSATLETAIGAGMDLVLANKRPLVTSGRNGKGLARLAAARGRRMLHEATVGAGLPVIDTISKLAASGDRILQIEGCPSGTLGFLFSEMSRGTRFSVALQSAMAKGYTEPDPRDDLSGMDVARKALILGRLLGYGGELAQIKVESLVPVPMRKLPLAEFLARAPELDAAWATRVRDAQVRGEVLRYRIIVTSKEVRVGVVAVDASSPLGALGGTDNLFSFTTTRYRTNPLVITGPGAGAGVTAAGVFTDVLTLAEQR